From Erwinia pyri, a single genomic window includes:
- the fhuB gene encoding Fe(3+)-hydroxamate ABC transporter permease FhuB, whose translation MKTTVRFPALLLSVLILFAAGLTYYNFSQHLPVALWRSALWSADPQSVDQMVFHYSLLPRLSLSLLVGAGLGLVGLLFQQVLRNPLAEPATLGVATGAQLGLTVVTLWSLPGGLVTQQIAAMAGAIAVGLIVFGIAWGKRLSPVTLILAGLVMSMYCGAVNQILGLFNHERLQSMFLWSTGTLNQMDWHSVSFIWPKLLVGFAISLLLLRQMALMGLDDGVAKNLGLALSAARLAVLALAIILSAQLVNAAGIIGFIGLFSPLLAKMLGARRLLSRLLLAPLIGMLLLWLADQVVLWLTDNWREVSTGTATALIGAPLLLWLLPRLRTAAVPPAMDQGDRVPVERHHVLYWAAAGAVVLLLVSAVALSFGRDAQGWSWVSGDLWQQLLPWRMPRLVAAVATGMMLGVAGCIVQRLTGNPMASPEVLGISSGAAFGVVIMLFLVPGDAFGWLLPAGSLGAALTLLIITVAGGRGGFSPERMLLAGMALSTAFATLLLMLLASGDPRMANLMTWISGSTYGVDAAQAWRTVVVAAVLLALVPLCRRWLTLLPLGGETARSLGVALKPSRFTLLLLAAALTAAATLTIGPLSFIGLMAPHIVRMLGFRRAVPQLVMAAVMGGILMAIADWCGRIVAFPNQIPAGLLATFIGAPYFVYLLRKV comes from the coding sequence ATGAAAACGACTGTACGTTTCCCGGCCCTGCTGTTATCGGTGCTGATACTCTTTGCTGCTGGCCTGACTTATTACAACTTCAGCCAGCATCTGCCCGTTGCGCTGTGGCGGAGCGCGCTCTGGTCCGCCGATCCGCAAAGCGTGGATCAGATGGTGTTTCATTACAGCCTGCTGCCGCGGCTGAGCCTTTCGCTACTGGTGGGCGCCGGGCTTGGCCTGGTGGGATTACTGTTCCAGCAGGTGCTGCGCAATCCGCTGGCGGAGCCTGCCACGCTGGGGGTGGCTACGGGTGCGCAGCTTGGCCTCACCGTAGTGACGCTCTGGAGCCTGCCCGGCGGGTTAGTGACCCAGCAGATTGCGGCGATGGCGGGCGCGATTGCGGTGGGCCTTATTGTTTTTGGCATCGCCTGGGGAAAACGTCTCTCCCCGGTGACGCTGATCCTTGCGGGTCTGGTGATGTCGATGTACTGCGGGGCGGTGAATCAGATCCTGGGGCTGTTTAATCATGAACGGCTGCAGAGCATGTTTCTCTGGAGTACCGGCACGCTGAACCAGATGGACTGGCACAGCGTCAGCTTTATCTGGCCGAAGCTGCTGGTGGGATTTGCGATCTCTCTGCTGCTGCTGCGTCAGATGGCGTTAATGGGCCTGGACGATGGCGTAGCGAAAAACCTCGGTCTGGCGCTCTCTGCCGCGCGCCTCGCGGTACTGGCGCTGGCGATTATATTGAGCGCCCAGCTGGTTAACGCCGCGGGAATAATTGGCTTTATCGGTTTGTTTTCGCCGCTGCTGGCGAAGATGCTGGGCGCACGACGCCTGCTCAGTCGTCTGCTGCTGGCTCCGCTGATTGGCATGCTGCTGCTCTGGCTGGCGGATCAGGTGGTGCTCTGGCTGACCGATAACTGGCGTGAGGTCTCTACCGGTACCGCAACGGCGCTGATTGGTGCGCCGCTGCTGCTCTGGTTGCTGCCCCGCCTGCGGACGGCGGCGGTGCCACCGGCGATGGATCAGGGCGATCGTGTTCCTGTGGAACGTCACCATGTGCTGTACTGGGCGGCAGCGGGTGCAGTAGTGCTGCTGCTTGTCAGTGCTGTGGCGCTGAGCTTCGGACGCGATGCCCAGGGCTGGAGCTGGGTATCCGGCGATCTCTGGCAGCAGCTGCTGCCGTGGCGTATGCCGCGCCTGGTGGCTGCCGTTGCCACCGGCATGATGCTGGGTGTGGCTGGCTGCATTGTGCAGCGCCTGACGGGAAATCCTATGGCAAGCCCGGAAGTGCTGGGTATCAGCTCCGGTGCCGCTTTTGGCGTGGTGATCATGCTGTTCCTGGTGCCGGGGGATGCTTTCGGCTGGCTGCTGCCCGCCGGAAGTCTGGGCGCGGCGCTGACGCTGCTGATCATCACGGTGGCAGGCGGACGCGGCGGCTTTTCCCCTGAACGCATGCTGTTAGCCGGCATGGCGCTCAGCACCGCCTTCGCTACCCTGCTGCTGATGCTGCTGGCCAGCGGCGATCCGCGAATGGCAAACCTGATGACCTGGATCTCTGGCTCAACCTATGGCGTCGATGCCGCGCAGGCATGGCGGACGGTGGTGGTGGCCGCGGTGCTGCTGGCGCTGGTACCGCTTTGCCGCCGCTGGCTGACCCTGTTGCCGCTGGGAGGCGAGACGGCGCGCTCGCTGGGGGTGGCGTTGAAACCTTCACGCTTTACGCTGCTGCTACTGGCCGCCGCGCTGACGGCTGCCGCCACGCTGACCATTGGGCCGCTGAGCTTTATTGGCTTAATGGCGCCGCACATTGTGCGGATGCTGGGCTTCCGTCGCGCTGTGCCACAGCTGGTAATGGCAGCGGTGATGGGCGGCATCCTGATGGCGATAGCGGACTGGTGCGGAAGGATTGTCGCTTTCCCGAACCAGATCCCGGCCGGGCTGCTGGCAACGTTTATCGGTGCCCCCTACTTTGTTTATCTGCTGCGTAAAGTCTGA
- the fhuD gene encoding Fe(3+)-hydroxamate ABC transporter substrate-binding protein FhuD, with protein sequence MPDYFRRRLLMAMALAPLVPAWRAQAEQPVDLKRIISLEWRPTEMLMALGVPPMGAAELYNYQLWVGEPALPASTVDVGLRTEPNIELMIQMKPSLIVYSSGYGPSPETLEKIAPGMGFAFSNESGKPLTVARESLLQLAEKIGRLEQARQHLAEFDAFIAEAKARQAARVQRPMLLISFLDTRHAMVFGKGSLFLEVMEALGIENAWHGETTYWGSTVVGIERLAAIREAEVVCFGHGDDAIMQQIAAAPLWQSMPFVRENRFRLVPQVWFYGGTLSAMRFCRVLDNALGAT encoded by the coding sequence ATGCCAGATTATTTTCGTCGCCGCCTGCTGATGGCGATGGCGCTCGCTCCTCTTGTTCCTGCCTGGCGTGCTCAGGCGGAGCAGCCGGTGGATCTTAAACGTATTATCAGCCTGGAGTGGCGTCCCACCGAGATGCTGATGGCGCTGGGCGTGCCGCCGATGGGGGCCGCAGAGCTGTACAATTATCAGCTGTGGGTGGGGGAGCCAGCATTACCCGCCTCGACGGTGGATGTGGGGCTGCGTACCGAACCCAATATCGAACTGATGATCCAGATGAAACCGTCGCTGATCGTCTACTCCTCAGGCTATGGGCCTTCTCCTGAAACCCTTGAGAAAATTGCACCCGGCATGGGATTTGCCTTCAGCAATGAGAGCGGTAAGCCGCTGACCGTTGCCCGCGAATCGCTGCTGCAGCTCGCTGAAAAAATCGGTCGCCTTGAGCAGGCCCGGCAACACCTTGCTGAATTTGACGCGTTTATTGCCGAGGCCAAAGCCCGGCAGGCTGCCAGAGTACAGCGGCCCATGCTGTTGATCTCCTTCCTGGATACCCGACATGCAATGGTGTTTGGCAAAGGGAGCCTGTTTCTGGAAGTGATGGAAGCGCTGGGCATTGAAAATGCCTGGCATGGCGAAACCACTTACTGGGGAAGCACCGTGGTAGGCATTGAGCGACTGGCTGCTATCCGCGAAGCAGAAGTTGTCTGTTTCGGTCATGGCGATGATGCCATTATGCAGCAGATCGCTGCTGCGCCACTCTGGCAGTCGATGCCGTTTGTGCGGGAAAACCGTTTCCGCCTGGTGCCTCAGGTCTGGTTCTACGGCGGGACGCTCTCGGCAATGCGCTTCTGCCGGGTGCTGGATAACGCGCTGGGGGCAACATGA
- the fhuC gene encoding Fe3+-hydroxamate ABC transporter ATP-binding protein FhuC has protein sequence MSHPHATETTFTLDNAAFTVPGRTLLQPLSLTFPAGKVCGLIGHNGSGKSTLLKLLGRHQPASKGQVLLNGKALAEWPGKAFAREVAYLPQQLPAAEGMTVRELVSMGRYPWHGALGRYGAEDRERVEEAISLVGLKPFAQRLVDSLSGGERQRAWIAMLVAQNSRCLLLDEPTSALDIAHQVEVLALIQRLSRERGLTVIAVLHDINMAARYCDHLIALRHGGMIAQGDAPAIMQSSVLDKIYGIPMGILPHPNGGSPVSFVY, from the coding sequence ATGTCTCATCCGCATGCTACAGAAACAACCTTCACGCTGGATAACGCTGCTTTTACCGTCCCTGGGCGGACGTTATTGCAACCGCTGTCGCTGACTTTTCCCGCCGGAAAAGTTTGTGGGCTGATCGGCCATAACGGCTCCGGAAAATCGACCTTACTCAAGCTACTTGGGCGGCATCAGCCAGCTTCAAAAGGGCAGGTGCTGCTGAACGGTAAAGCCCTTGCTGAGTGGCCAGGTAAAGCGTTTGCCCGTGAGGTCGCCTACCTGCCGCAGCAGCTGCCTGCGGCAGAAGGAATGACGGTGCGTGAGCTGGTGTCGATGGGCCGCTATCCCTGGCATGGGGCGCTGGGCCGCTATGGCGCAGAAGATCGTGAGCGTGTGGAGGAGGCGATCTCGCTGGTGGGACTCAAGCCGTTTGCACAACGTCTGGTCGACAGTCTCTCCGGCGGCGAGCGCCAGCGTGCCTGGATAGCGATGCTGGTGGCGCAAAACAGCCGCTGCCTGCTGCTGGATGAACCAACCTCGGCGTTAGATATTGCGCATCAGGTTGAGGTGCTGGCGTTGATCCAGCGTCTGAGCCGCGAGCGCGGCCTGACGGTGATAGCGGTGCTGCATGATATCAACATGGCGGCTCGCTACTGTGACCACCTGATAGCGCTTCGTCACGGCGGTATGATTGCACAGGGCGACGCTCCGGCGATTATGCAGAGCAGCGTGCTGGATAAAATTTACGGCATCCCTATGGGGATCCTGCCTCACCCTAATGGCGGTTCGCCGGTGAGTTTTGTTTACTGA
- the fhuA gene encoding ferrichrome porin FhuA: MATLSFNPLLLPVKTSKRRLAVLVALSLSSSAFAAGEETITVNASAGSAVPQESAWGPAPTIAAKQSATGTKTDTPIEKNPQSVSVVTREEMDLHAVTTVKGAFDYTPGVLTGNRGSSDVIDALSIRGFSETNTNQYLDGLKLQGDNYSEFAIDPYFLERAELLRGPVSVLYGKSNPGGVVSLVSKRPTTETLREVQFRMGTDNLFSTGFDFGGAIDDDGVYSYRLTGLARSQDAQQDMQKEKRYTVAPSFSWQPDANTNFTLLTYFQNEPQTGYYGWLPRQGTVVPITDGNGNQHKLPTDFDEGEASNKISRNTKMIGYNFSHSFNDTWTVRQNLRYADLRTDYRSIYGNGFDTTTNAITRGVALSEETLNQFALDNQVQAKFATGAVDHTLLLGVDYQRTRNDIDGYFGSAASLSALNPQYGNDSYALNFPYHYLNKQEQTGLYAQDQLEWDRWVMTLGGRYDYAMTSALNRNGDSLTKNHDQAFTWRGGLNYVFDNGVAPYFSYSESFIPTSGTNAQGQPFDPSRAKQYEAGVKYVPKDRPIVITGAVYQLTKTKNLTADPQQQQFSNQGGEIRSRGVELEAKAAVNANVNVMASYTYTDAEYTHDTLLKGRTPVQVPENMASLWTDYTFNETALSGLTVGAGVRYVGESKGLYSTGANNNQNFNVASYTTVNALVKYDLGRFGLPGSSLAVNVNNLFDRDYVASCYRDYACYWGAERQVVGTATFRF, encoded by the coding sequence ATGGCTACTTTGTCTTTTAATCCTTTGCTTTTGCCAGTGAAAACCTCAAAACGTCGGCTGGCAGTGCTTGTTGCGCTGAGCCTCTCCTCCTCCGCTTTTGCTGCTGGCGAAGAGACTATTACCGTGAATGCCAGCGCCGGGAGCGCCGTGCCGCAGGAGAGTGCCTGGGGTCCCGCCCCGACCATCGCTGCAAAGCAGAGCGCGACGGGCACCAAAACCGACACGCCGATTGAGAAGAACCCCCAGTCCGTGTCTGTGGTGACCAGAGAAGAGATGGATCTGCATGCGGTCACGACCGTAAAAGGCGCGTTTGACTATACGCCGGGTGTTCTCACAGGCAATCGCGGCAGCTCTGACGTCATTGATGCCCTGTCTATTCGTGGCTTCAGCGAGACAAATACCAATCAATATTTAGACGGGCTTAAACTTCAGGGAGATAACTACTCTGAGTTTGCCATCGATCCCTACTTCCTTGAGCGCGCTGAACTGCTTCGCGGTCCTGTCTCCGTGCTTTATGGCAAAAGTAACCCAGGCGGTGTCGTTTCCCTGGTCAGCAAGCGTCCAACAACAGAAACGCTGCGTGAAGTACAGTTCAGGATGGGCACCGATAACCTGTTTTCAACCGGTTTTGACTTTGGTGGCGCCATTGATGATGACGGCGTTTACTCCTACCGGCTGACCGGCCTGGCGCGCAGCCAGGATGCACAGCAGGATATGCAGAAGGAGAAGCGTTACACCGTTGCGCCTTCCTTCAGCTGGCAGCCTGATGCGAATACCAATTTTACGCTGTTGACCTATTTCCAGAACGAACCTCAAACGGGTTATTACGGCTGGTTGCCTCGTCAGGGCACCGTTGTCCCTATCACGGATGGCAATGGTAATCAGCATAAGTTGCCAACCGATTTTGATGAAGGCGAAGCCAGCAACAAAATCTCCCGCAACACCAAGATGATTGGCTATAACTTCTCGCACAGCTTCAACGATACCTGGACCGTGCGTCAGAATTTACGTTATGCCGACCTGCGTACCGACTATCGCAGCATCTACGGTAACGGTTTTGATACCACCACTAACGCCATTACCCGCGGTGTGGCGCTTTCTGAAGAGACGCTAAACCAGTTTGCGCTCGATAATCAGGTGCAGGCCAAATTTGCTACCGGTGCTGTGGATCATACGTTATTGCTGGGCGTGGATTATCAGCGTACCCGGAATGATATTGACGGCTATTTTGGCTCCGCTGCTTCGCTGAGCGCACTGAATCCGCAATATGGTAACGACAGCTATGCGCTGAACTTCCCTTACCACTATCTCAACAAGCAGGAACAGACCGGCCTGTACGCGCAGGATCAGCTGGAGTGGGATCGCTGGGTAATGACGCTGGGCGGCCGTTACGATTATGCGATGACATCCGCCCTTAACCGTAACGGCGACAGCCTGACGAAAAATCACGATCAGGCTTTCACCTGGCGCGGTGGCCTGAATTACGTCTTTGATAACGGCGTTGCACCTTACTTCAGCTACAGCGAATCCTTTATTCCTACTTCCGGCACCAACGCCCAGGGGCAGCCGTTTGATCCTTCAAGGGCCAAACAGTATGAAGCCGGGGTGAAATATGTACCGAAAGATCGTCCCATCGTTATTACCGGTGCGGTTTATCAGCTGACGAAAACCAAAAATCTGACGGCCGATCCGCAGCAGCAGCAGTTTAGTAATCAGGGAGGAGAAATCCGCTCCCGTGGTGTTGAGCTTGAAGCGAAAGCTGCGGTTAACGCCAACGTTAACGTTATGGCTTCTTATACCTACACCGATGCTGAATATACTCACGATACGCTGCTCAAAGGGAGAACGCCGGTTCAGGTGCCTGAGAACATGGCCTCTTTGTGGACAGATTACACCTTCAATGAAACCGCGTTGTCTGGCCTGACGGTAGGTGCTGGCGTACGTTACGTTGGGGAGAGCAAAGGGCTTTACAGCACCGGCGCTAATAACAACCAAAACTTCAACGTAGCCAGCTATACCACTGTTAACGCCCTGGTCAAATATGACCTCGGACGTTTTGGTTTGCCGGGTTCTTCTTTAGCGGTGAACGTCAACAATCTGTTCGATCGCGATTACGTTGCGAGCTGCTATCGTGACTATGCCTGCTATTGGGGCGCAGAACGTCAGGTGGTCGGTACCGCAACCTTCCGTTTCTAA
- the mrcB gene encoding bifunctional glycosyl transferase/transpeptidase encodes MSDDREPIGRKGKQPKPPRKVAGRGRRRDEEHDDFDDFQDDDNDNEEVKPVPRKGKGRPSGKKRGWLSLLIKLLLVFIVLMAVYGVYLDSQIRSRIDGKVWQLPATVYGRMVNLEPGMSYNKKEMIALLEGTQYRQVTKMTRPGEFTVQANSIEMIRRPFDFPDSKEGQIRAQLSFSGDTLSEIKNLDSGRDFGFFRLDPRLITMLQSPNGEQRLFVPRAGFPDLLVDTLVATEDRHFYQHDGISLYSIGRAFLANITAGRAVQGGSTLTQQLVKNLFLTNKRSLWRKANEAYMALIMDARYSKDRILELYLNEVYLGQAGNDQIRGFPLASLYYFGRPVDELSLDQQALLVGMVKGASLYNPWRNPQLALERRNLVLRLLQQQKVIDQELYDMLSARPLGVQPKGGVITPQPAFMQMVRNELQAKLGDKVKDLSGVKIFTTMDPVSQDAAEKSVEDGIPTLRKQRGLKDLETAMVVVDRFSGEVRAMVGGADPQFAGYNRALQARRSIGSLAKPATYLTALSQPDKYRLNSWIADNPIALKQPNGSIWKPQNDDKRFSGQVMLVDALTNSMNVPTVNLGMTLGLPQVVDTWTKLGVNKDQLQAVPAMLLGALNLTPIEVAQAFQTIASGGNRAPLSALRSVIAEDGTVLYQSFPQAERAVPAQAAYLTLYTMQQVADHGTARALGARYPKAHLAGKTGTTNNLVDSWFAGVDGKEVAITWVGRDNNQPTKLYGASGAMQIYRRYLDNQAPMPLNPTPPEDIAPMTVDSAGNFVCGTGSSAWRTLPVWTTDANALCQQQQQQVQQQQQQQDEQKDSDGVAGWIKDMFGK; translated from the coding sequence ATGTCTGACGATCGCGAACCTATTGGGCGCAAAGGAAAACAGCCCAAACCCCCGCGCAAAGTGGCGGGCCGAGGTCGCCGCAGGGACGAGGAGCACGATGATTTTGATGATTTTCAGGATGATGACAACGATAACGAGGAGGTAAAACCGGTGCCACGTAAAGGAAAAGGGCGACCATCGGGTAAGAAAAGAGGCTGGCTGAGCTTGCTGATTAAGCTGCTGCTGGTCTTTATCGTGCTGATGGCCGTGTACGGGGTTTACCTCGACTCACAAATTCGCAGCCGCATTGATGGCAAAGTCTGGCAGCTTCCGGCCACGGTCTATGGCCGCATGGTCAATCTTGAGCCGGGCATGTCCTACAACAAGAAAGAGATGATCGCTCTGCTGGAAGGCACGCAGTATCGCCAGGTCACCAAGATGACTCGTCCCGGCGAATTCACCGTGCAGGCCAACAGCATTGAGATGATCCGTCGTCCGTTTGATTTCCCGGACAGTAAAGAAGGGCAGATCCGCGCGCAGCTCAGCTTCAGCGGCGACACCCTGAGCGAGATCAAAAACCTCGACAGCGGCCGTGATTTCGGCTTCTTCCGTCTCGATCCGCGACTGATCACCATGCTGCAGTCGCCAAACGGCGAGCAGCGTCTGTTTGTGCCGCGTGCTGGCTTCCCCGATCTGCTGGTGGATACGCTGGTTGCTACGGAAGATCGTCACTTCTATCAGCATGATGGCATCAGCCTCTACTCGATTGGTCGCGCGTTCCTGGCAAACATTACCGCCGGAAGAGCGGTGCAGGGCGGCAGTACCTTAACGCAGCAGCTGGTGAAAAACCTCTTCCTGACCAACAAACGTTCGCTGTGGCGTAAAGCCAACGAAGCGTACATGGCGCTGATCATGGATGCACGTTACAGCAAGGACCGCATCCTTGAACTCTACCTGAACGAAGTCTATCTCGGTCAGGCGGGTAACGATCAGATCCGTGGCTTCCCGCTGGCGAGCCTCTACTACTTCGGTCGTCCGGTTGATGAGCTGAGCCTCGATCAGCAGGCGCTGTTGGTAGGAATGGTGAAAGGGGCCTCGCTCTATAACCCGTGGCGTAACCCGCAACTGGCGCTGGAGCGCCGCAATCTGGTGCTGCGCCTGCTGCAACAGCAGAAAGTGATCGACCAGGAGCTGTACGACATGCTCAGTGCACGGCCGCTGGGGGTACAGCCGAAGGGTGGGGTGATCACCCCGCAGCCAGCCTTTATGCAGATGGTACGTAACGAACTGCAGGCTAAGCTTGGCGACAAGGTAAAAGATCTCTCCGGCGTGAAAATCTTCACCACGATGGATCCGGTTTCCCAGGATGCTGCCGAGAAGTCGGTAGAGGATGGTATCCCGACGCTGCGTAAGCAGCGTGGGCTGAAAGACCTGGAAACAGCGATGGTGGTGGTTGACCGCTTCAGCGGTGAAGTGCGCGCGATGGTAGGCGGAGCCGATCCGCAGTTTGCGGGCTATAACCGTGCGCTGCAGGCTCGCCGCTCTATTGGTTCTCTGGCTAAACCAGCGACCTATCTGACAGCACTCAGCCAGCCGGACAAGTATCGTCTGAACAGCTGGATTGCCGATAACCCGATTGCGCTGAAACAGCCTAACGGCTCGATCTGGAAACCGCAGAACGATGACAAGCGCTTCAGCGGGCAGGTAATGCTGGTGGATGCGTTAACCAACTCCATGAACGTGCCAACCGTTAACCTCGGGATGACGCTGGGTCTGCCACAGGTGGTGGATACCTGGACCAAACTGGGCGTGAACAAAGATCAGCTGCAGGCGGTACCCGCCATGCTGCTGGGGGCGCTGAACCTGACGCCGATTGAAGTGGCTCAGGCGTTCCAGACCATTGCCAGCGGCGGTAACCGGGCGCCACTCTCGGCGCTGCGTTCAGTGATTGCTGAAGATGGCACGGTGCTCTATCAGAGCTTCCCTCAGGCTGAACGCGCCGTTCCGGCTCAGGCAGCCTATCTGACGCTCTATACCATGCAGCAGGTCGCCGATCACGGTACGGCGCGCGCGTTAGGTGCCCGCTATCCTAAGGCGCATCTGGCAGGCAAAACCGGTACCACCAACAACCTGGTTGACAGCTGGTTTGCCGGCGTGGATGGCAAAGAAGTGGCTATCACCTGGGTAGGCCGTGACAACAACCAGCCGACCAAACTCTACGGAGCAAGCGGGGCGATGCAGATTTACCGTCGCTATCTGGATAATCAGGCACCCATGCCGCTGAACCCAACGCCGCCGGAGGATATTGCGCCGATGACCGTGGACTCAGCGGGTAACTTCGTTTGTGGTACGGGCAGCAGCGCCTGGCGCACTCTGCCGGTCTGGACCACTGATGCCAACGCACTCTGCCAGCAGCAGCAACAGCAGGTTCAGCAGCAACAGCAGCAGCAGGACGAGCAGAAAGACAGCGACGGTGTGGCGGGCTGGATCAAGGATATGTTCGGCAAGTAA
- the hrpB gene encoding ATP-dependent helicase HrpB: MSSLPVSVVLPDLLAALQSSSQVLLAAPTGAGKSTWLPLQILQQADFTGRILLLEPRRLAARNVAQRLAEILGEQPGETVGYRMRSESRVGSATRLEVVTEGILTRMLQQDPMLEGVSLVILDEFHERSLQADLALALLLDVQQGLRDDLKILLMSATLDNQRLQTLLPDAPAIASEGRAWPVERRYASLAANYRFDEAVARQVSQLLREESGSLLLFLPGVGEIQRVQTHLSSLVGSDVDLTPLYGALSLSEQRKAILPAASGRRKVVLATNIAETSLTIEGIRLVVDSTLERTGVFDTRTGLTRLQTQRISQASMTQRAGRAGRLEPGICLHLTAKDQAERAASHAEPEILHSDLASLWLDLLQWGCHDVSQLQWLDTPPEHNLHQARALLHQLGATDKAGMLTTKGRSMATLGSEPRFAAMLIDAGKEADSVATASLLVAMLEEPARGSADLRDSFHRRQPNWQQRARQLQRRLKSEGGTPDNDLIAPLLAGAFPDRIARRRGTQGRYQLANGMGAMLDTDEALTRYEWLIVPQLLQSSTQPDARILQALPTEIEALTRHSPQLLKQRTEVEWDDERGTLRAWRREQIGELVIKSQPLNKPDEEELHPAMLRWIRSKGLSVLNWSPQAEQLRIRLVCARQWLPEENWPAASEADLLDSLEQWLLPAMRGVRDARGLKQLDAFGALLQLLTWSQRQQLDSRLPTHYTVPTGSRLPIRYDEEKPPALAVRLQEMFGEAQTPLVANGRVPLVLELLSPAQRPLQITRDLAGFWQGAYREVQKEMKGRYPKHAWPDDPATALPTRRTKKFSAPS; this comes from the coding sequence GTGAGTTCATTACCGGTCAGCGTGGTGCTACCCGATCTGCTGGCGGCGCTGCAATCTTCTTCGCAGGTGCTGCTGGCGGCCCCGACCGGTGCGGGGAAATCAACCTGGCTGCCGCTGCAAATCCTGCAACAGGCGGACTTCACTGGTCGCATCCTGTTGCTGGAGCCGCGCCGCCTGGCGGCGCGTAATGTCGCCCAGCGATTAGCGGAGATACTGGGCGAGCAGCCGGGTGAAACCGTGGGATACCGCATGCGCTCGGAGAGCCGGGTGGGCAGCGCTACGCGTCTTGAAGTGGTGACCGAGGGGATCCTCACCCGCATGCTTCAGCAGGATCCGATGCTGGAAGGGGTGTCGCTGGTGATCCTGGATGAATTTCACGAGCGCAGCCTGCAGGCGGATCTGGCGCTGGCGCTGCTGCTGGATGTTCAGCAGGGGCTGCGTGACGATTTGAAAATTTTGCTGATGTCCGCAACGCTGGATAATCAGCGGTTGCAGACTCTGCTGCCCGATGCGCCAGCGATCGCTTCCGAAGGCCGCGCCTGGCCCGTTGAGCGCCGTTACGCCTCACTGGCAGCCAATTATCGCTTTGATGAAGCCGTGGCGCGCCAGGTCAGTCAACTGCTGCGGGAAGAGAGCGGATCCCTGCTGCTGTTTCTGCCGGGCGTCGGGGAAATTCAGCGTGTACAGACGCATCTCTCCTCCCTGGTGGGCAGCGATGTTGATCTCACGCCTTTATATGGCGCGCTGTCGCTCAGCGAACAGCGCAAAGCGATTCTTCCGGCCGCGTCAGGTCGGCGTAAGGTGGTGCTGGCAACCAATATTGCGGAAACCAGCCTGACGATTGAAGGCATCCGCTTGGTTGTCGACAGTACTCTGGAAAGAACCGGCGTGTTTGATACCCGCACCGGATTGACCCGCCTGCAGACGCAGCGCATCAGCCAGGCTTCCATGACGCAGCGGGCCGGACGAGCAGGGCGACTGGAGCCGGGAATTTGCCTGCATCTTACCGCGAAGGATCAGGCTGAACGTGCCGCTTCCCATGCGGAACCAGAGATCCTGCACAGTGATTTGGCCTCACTCTGGCTGGATCTGCTGCAATGGGGCTGTCATGACGTCAGCCAGCTCCAGTGGCTTGATACGCCGCCAGAGCACAATCTTCACCAGGCAAGAGCGCTGCTGCACCAGCTTGGCGCCACGGATAAAGCCGGGATGCTGACCACCAAAGGGCGAAGCATGGCCACGCTGGGCAGCGAACCCCGTTTCGCCGCGATGCTGATTGATGCCGGAAAAGAGGCGGACAGCGTGGCTACTGCCTCGCTTCTGGTCGCGATGCTGGAAGAGCCGGCGCGGGGCAGCGCCGATCTCCGTGACAGTTTTCATCGCCGCCAGCCCAACTGGCAGCAGCGGGCCAGGCAGCTGCAACGGCGCCTCAAGAGCGAGGGTGGCACGCCGGACAACGACCTTATTGCTCCCCTGTTAGCGGGCGCGTTTCCGGACCGGATCGCGCGGCGGCGCGGCACGCAAGGGCGCTACCAGCTGGCTAACGGCATGGGCGCGATGCTCGATACCGACGAAGCATTAACCCGCTATGAATGGCTGATAGTGCCGCAGCTTTTACAGAGCAGCACGCAGCCTGATGCCCGCATTCTTCAGGCCCTGCCGACAGAAATAGAGGCGCTGACCCGCCACTCTCCTCAGCTGCTGAAACAGCGAACGGAAGTGGAGTGGGATGATGAGAGGGGCACGCTGCGTGCCTGGAGGCGCGAGCAGATTGGCGAGCTGGTGATAAAATCGCAGCCGCTGAATAAACCGGATGAGGAGGAGCTGCATCCGGCCATGCTTCGCTGGATCCGCAGCAAAGGTCTTTCGGTACTCAACTGGAGCCCGCAGGCGGAACAGCTGCGTATCCGTCTGGTGTGTGCTCGCCAGTGGCTGCCGGAAGAGAACTGGCCAGCGGCCAGCGAGGCGGATCTGCTGGACTCGCTGGAGCAGTGGCTGCTGCCTGCGATGCGCGGCGTGCGTGATGCCAGGGGGCTGAAACAGCTTGATGCCTTCGGCGCTTTATTACAATTGCTCACATGGTCACAGCGCCAGCAACTGGATAGTCGTCTGCCAACTCATTACACTGTGCCGACCGGAAGCCGGCTTCCCATTCGCTATGACGAAGAGAAGCCCCCGGCGCTGGCCGTTCGCCTGCAGGAGATGTTTGGCGAAGCGCAAACCCCTTTGGTAGCCAATGGGCGTGTACCGCTGGTGCTTGAGCTGCTCTCACCCGCGCAGCGACCATTGCAGATTACCCGCGATTTAGCCGGGTTCTGGCAGGGCGCATACCGTGAGGTGCAGAAAGAGATGAAAGGCCGCTACCCCAAACACGCCTGGCCGGACGATCCGGCCACCGCGCTGCCCACGCGGCGCACTAAAAAGTTTTCTGCGCCTTCCTGA